In Mycolicibacterium phocaicum, one DNA window encodes the following:
- a CDS encoding phosphodiester glycosidase family protein produces MSFLGSTSRRGVVHRLRQLLTHTTVLTLAAALAGTAGAPAAHAADGRSLLVNAITNYRGSFLVYNFGGDHPAPLLNAAGNWSESGNGGHLLVIKAASQRMNPRLLVDSHRGIQSRCERDPRARTAEGLWQASEVFTPLEAWQALGRPTIAVNANFFDIRGQQGGSWTSTGCSSPLGAYVDNTRGQGRANAAVTGTIPYAGKQGLSGGNEVWTALSTMIIPSDGAPYMITPSSTSDFNAATGAVNNLVNQGARFVAVSGIGLLAPGDTSQLNDGGPSAARTALAYVRSRDEMYIFQGGSYTPDQVQDLFRALGSDTAILLDGGGSSAIVLRRDTGGRWAGSGTPRGSCDTPAVLCDSRERALPGWLGFA; encoded by the coding sequence ATGTCGTTTCTCGGGTCGACTTCCCGACGCGGCGTCGTCCACCGCCTGCGGCAATTGCTCACGCACACAACGGTTCTCACCCTGGCCGCCGCACTGGCCGGCACTGCTGGAGCACCGGCAGCGCACGCCGCCGACGGTCGCTCGCTACTGGTCAACGCCATCACGAACTACCGCGGCAGCTTCCTTGTGTACAACTTCGGCGGCGACCACCCCGCGCCTTTGCTCAACGCCGCGGGCAACTGGTCCGAGTCGGGCAACGGCGGCCATCTGCTCGTCATCAAAGCAGCGTCGCAGCGCATGAACCCGCGTCTGCTCGTCGACTCCCACCGCGGCATCCAGTCCCGCTGCGAACGCGATCCCCGCGCCCGCACCGCCGAGGGACTGTGGCAGGCCTCCGAGGTCTTCACACCGCTGGAGGCGTGGCAGGCGCTGGGCCGGCCCACCATCGCGGTGAACGCCAACTTCTTCGACATCCGCGGCCAACAGGGCGGGTCGTGGACCTCGACAGGTTGCAGCTCGCCGCTGGGCGCCTACGTCGACAACACCCGCGGCCAAGGCCGCGCCAACGCCGCCGTCACCGGCACCATCCCCTACGCCGGCAAGCAGGGGCTGTCGGGCGGCAACGAGGTGTGGACGGCGCTGAGCACCATGATCATCCCGTCCGACGGCGCGCCGTACATGATAACGCCAAGCAGCACAAGCGATTTCAACGCCGCGACCGGAGCGGTCAACAACCTCGTGAACCAGGGCGCCCGGTTCGTCGCGGTCAGCGGCATCGGCCTGCTCGCGCCCGGTGACACCAGCCAGCTGAACGACGGTGGCCCCAGCGCCGCCCGTACCGCACTGGCGTATGTGCGGAGCCGCGACGAGATGTACATCTTCCAGGGTGGCAGCTACACGCCCGATCAGGTCCAGGACCTGTTCCGGGCGCTCGGCAGCGACACCGCCATCCTCCTCGATGGCGGTGGCTCCTCCGCCATCGTGCTGCGCCGCGACACCGGCGGCCGCTGGGCCGGATCCGGTACGCCGCGCGGTTCCTGCGACACCCCGGCAGTGCTGTGCGATTCCAGAGAACGCGCGCTGCCCGGCTGGCTCGGCTTCGCTTGA
- a CDS encoding mammalian cell entry protein encodes MEDQPHESGDVTPGESVADAPQGTADAPQGKAARRRHRLPRQKAVDAAPVEDAATADAGTDDATAAADTADKVADDAAAVDEKPEDAAAEEDSDSEAADEGAGEEPGTAPVVLVPHRPAGRRLLAAGVVAAALFVGAAAFAGAAAQPYLADRALVQSKFEVAKTAAAAVTTLWSYSPNDMDKLADRSQQYLAGGFAEEYRKFVDSIVASNKQAQVTNQTKVMGTAVESISANEATAIVYTNSVATSPLTKGIPSLRYLSYRLTLKRSGAEWKVSQMSALTKLDLTPQI; translated from the coding sequence GTGGAAGATCAGCCGCATGAATCCGGTGATGTGACCCCCGGGGAGTCTGTGGCCGATGCTCCGCAGGGGACGGCCGACGCCCCGCAGGGCAAGGCGGCCCGGCGCCGGCACCGGCTGCCCCGGCAGAAGGCCGTCGACGCCGCGCCGGTCGAGGACGCCGCCACTGCCGACGCTGGTACCGACGACGCCACCGCGGCGGCCGATACGGCCGACAAGGTTGCCGACGACGCCGCCGCGGTTGACGAGAAGCCGGAAGATGCTGCCGCAGAGGAAGACTCGGACAGTGAAGCGGCTGACGAGGGTGCCGGCGAGGAGCCCGGAACTGCGCCCGTGGTGCTGGTGCCGCATCGCCCCGCGGGCCGCAGGCTGCTGGCCGCGGGTGTCGTGGCGGCGGCCCTTTTCGTCGGTGCCGCCGCGTTCGCGGGTGCCGCCGCGCAGCCTTACCTGGCAGATCGCGCCCTGGTTCAGAGCAAGTTCGAGGTCGCCAAGACCGCTGCCGCGGCGGTGACCACGTTGTGGTCGTACTCGCCCAACGACATGGACAAGCTGGCGGACCGCTCGCAGCAGTATCTGGCCGGTGGTTTCGCCGAGGAGTACCGCAAGTTCGTCGATTCGATCGTTGCCAGCAACAAGCAGGCCCAGGTCACCAACCAGACCAAGGTGATGGGCACAGCGGTGGAAAGTATCAGTGCAAATGAGGCCACCGCGATCGTCTACACCAACTCGGTCGCGACCAGTCCGCTGACCAAGGGCATCCCCTCGCTGCGCTACCTGTCGTACCGGCTGACCCTGAAGCGTTCCGGCGCTGAGTGGAAGGTCAGTCAGATGAGTGCCCTGACCAAATTGGATCTGACGCCCCAGATCTAG
- a CDS encoding mammalian cell entry protein: MSPRRKIDAAERFVAGDYFKAVAEVPRRVALAVIACVTTVLVIAAIAASTYLLVQHEKDVASQAKSAAVLGYVKEFMRGFTAVDPFHANAYVEKIAGQSTGEFAKQFKDKHDQILMQVARAQPAEGTVEDAGVQRWNDDGSADVLIAMKLTTTTPDGNATVESGSRWVVTATQEGQQWKISRMNPVM, translated from the coding sequence ATGAGTCCGCGTCGCAAGATCGATGCTGCCGAGCGTTTCGTCGCCGGTGACTACTTCAAGGCGGTGGCCGAGGTGCCCCGCCGCGTGGCGTTGGCGGTGATCGCCTGCGTCACAACGGTTTTGGTGATCGCCGCGATCGCGGCCAGCACCTACCTGCTGGTCCAGCACGAGAAGGACGTGGCGAGTCAGGCCAAGTCGGCGGCCGTGCTGGGCTACGTCAAAGAGTTCATGAGGGGCTTCACCGCGGTCGACCCGTTCCACGCCAACGCCTACGTCGAGAAGATCGCGGGGCAGTCCACCGGCGAGTTCGCCAAACAGTTCAAGGACAAGCACGACCAGATCCTCATGCAGGTGGCGCGCGCGCAACCGGCGGAGGGAACCGTCGAAGACGCCGGCGTACAACGGTGGAATGACGACGGCAGCGCCGACGTGCTGATCGCGATGAAGCTGACGACGACGACGCCGGACGGCAACGCGACCGTGGAAAGTGGCTCGCGTTGGGTGGTAACGGCTACGCAGGAAGGGCAGCAGTGGAAGATCAGCCGCATGAATCCGGTGATGTGA
- a CDS encoding RDD family protein: MTVGQETTSAEAVSTGSEFEAAPELASWPARAGAFALDVLLGVAVIVVTALLGYAARDSWTLWVYAAAATVAAAAVLVNRWLLPSITGWSVGRSLFAIRVERVPAGVPAGMGRLVLRDLAHLLDTVAVLLGWLWPLWDPRHRTFADLLLHTEVRVVPAPAADPGRRAGQVLVAGALVCVAAVGLSYGVQFRHDRAVDEARHQISEQGPKIVEHVLSYGIDTYQNDFKTAQALVTDGYRDQLIKQQQAVSKKPTTNQYYAVSSAILSAGTDQATMLLALQGQRGVDANTLRFITATVRVDFVKSDDGKWQLSNLTVLKSPRGGR; encoded by the coding sequence GTGACGGTTGGTCAGGAGACGACGAGCGCCGAGGCAGTGAGCACGGGGTCCGAGTTCGAAGCGGCACCGGAGTTGGCCTCATGGCCGGCGCGGGCCGGCGCCTTCGCGCTGGACGTGCTGCTGGGCGTGGCCGTCATCGTGGTCACGGCGCTGCTGGGCTACGCGGCCCGGGACAGCTGGACGCTGTGGGTGTACGCCGCGGCGGCGACGGTGGCCGCGGCCGCGGTCCTGGTGAATCGGTGGCTGCTGCCGTCGATCACCGGATGGAGCGTGGGCCGCTCGCTGTTCGCCATCCGGGTGGAACGGGTGCCCGCCGGCGTTCCCGCCGGCATGGGCCGCTTGGTCCTGCGTGACCTCGCGCATCTGTTGGATACCGTTGCGGTGCTGCTGGGCTGGCTGTGGCCGCTCTGGGACCCGCGGCACCGCACTTTCGCAGATCTGTTGCTGCACACCGAAGTTCGCGTCGTCCCGGCGCCCGCGGCGGACCCCGGCCGGCGGGCCGGGCAGGTGCTCGTGGCCGGTGCTCTGGTCTGTGTGGCGGCGGTGGGACTGAGCTACGGCGTGCAGTTCCGGCACGACCGCGCGGTCGACGAGGCGCGGCACCAGATTTCCGAGCAGGGTCCCAAGATCGTCGAGCACGTCCTGAGCTACGGCATCGACACCTATCAGAACGACTTCAAGACCGCCCAGGCGTTGGTCACCGACGGTTACCGCGACCAGCTGATCAAGCAGCAGCAGGCCGTGAGCAAGAAACCGACGACCAACCAGTACTACGCGGTGAGCAGCGCGATCCTCAGCGCCGGAACCGATCAGGCCACCATGCTGCTCGCGCTGCAGGGGCAGCGCGGCGTCGACGCCAACACCCTACGGTTCATCACCGCCACCGTGCGGGTCGACTTCGTGAAGTCAGACGACGGCAAGTGGCAGTTGTCGAATCTGACGGTGCTCAAGAGCCCGCGGGGAGGACGCTGA
- a CDS encoding virulence factor Mce family protein gives MLTRFLKIQLIIFSIVTVAALVGLSLVYLKLPTYLGVGMHRLYAELPNSGGLYKTANVTYLGNQVGKVLSVEPTVTGARVTMDVNNDVDIPDNVQANVHSVSAVGEQFIDLVPPENPSKRYLTSGQTITKGSVPKEVGPALDATQNALASLPKEKIGALLDYTAEAVGGLGPSLQHLVDGTQALAGDFKDNLGSVDDIIQNSAPIIDSQVKSGDAISRWARNLNVLASQSAQQDAALRNAIQQGAPTADQLNAVFGEVRDALPQSLANVEIVLDMLKRYNKGLEQVLVVLPMAGPIVDSLTAVYEKELPINLALGINQPPPCLTGFLPASQWRSPADTSTAPLESGLYCKIPKDAQNTVRGSRNLPCVDNPAKRAASPMECRDNKPYEPLGTNPWYGTPDQIVNCPAPAARCDQPVDPGKVIPAPSINNGMNPLPANMLPPPERASAPSSDPISAPGQGTVECSGQQPNKCLYTPAAGPEATYNPQSGQVVGPNGVKYSVSNSSNPGDDGWKEMLAPAS, from the coding sequence ATGCTTACCCGTTTTCTGAAGATTCAGCTGATCATCTTCAGCATCGTGACCGTGGCGGCTCTCGTCGGGCTGTCCCTGGTGTACCTCAAGCTGCCGACCTACCTCGGTGTGGGTATGCATCGGCTGTACGCCGAACTGCCCAACTCGGGCGGCCTGTACAAGACCGCCAACGTCACCTACCTGGGTAACCAGGTGGGCAAGGTGCTGTCCGTCGAGCCGACGGTCACCGGCGCGCGTGTGACCATGGACGTCAACAACGATGTGGACATCCCGGACAACGTGCAGGCGAACGTGCACTCGGTGTCCGCGGTCGGTGAGCAGTTCATCGATCTGGTGCCGCCGGAGAACCCGTCCAAGCGTTACCTCACATCTGGTCAGACGATCACCAAGGGCTCCGTCCCCAAGGAGGTCGGTCCGGCTCTCGACGCGACACAGAACGCGCTCGCCTCGCTGCCGAAGGAGAAGATCGGCGCGCTGCTGGACTACACCGCGGAGGCGGTCGGCGGGCTCGGTCCGTCACTGCAGCACCTCGTCGACGGGACCCAGGCGCTGGCGGGGGACTTCAAGGACAACCTCGGTTCGGTCGACGACATCATCCAGAACTCGGCGCCGATCATCGACAGCCAGGTCAAGTCCGGCGACGCCATTTCACGGTGGGCCCGGAACCTGAACGTGCTGGCCTCGCAGTCGGCTCAGCAGGACGCGGCGCTGCGCAACGCCATCCAGCAGGGCGCGCCGACGGCTGATCAGCTCAACGCGGTGTTCGGTGAGGTGCGGGACGCGTTGCCGCAGTCGTTGGCCAACGTCGAGATCGTGCTCGACATGCTGAAGCGCTACAACAAGGGCCTCGAGCAGGTACTCGTGGTGCTGCCGATGGCCGGTCCCATCGTCGACTCGCTGACCGCGGTCTACGAGAAGGAACTGCCGATCAACCTGGCGCTGGGCATCAACCAGCCGCCGCCGTGCCTCACCGGCTTCCTGCCGGCGTCGCAGTGGCGGTCCCCGGCGGACACGTCGACCGCCCCGCTGGAGTCGGGCCTGTACTGCAAGATCCCGAAGGACGCCCAGAACACGGTCCGCGGTTCCCGCAACCTGCCCTGTGTGGACAACCCGGCGAAACGCGCGGCCAGCCCCATGGAGTGCCGCGACAACAAGCCGTACGAGCCGCTCGGTACCAACCCGTGGTACGGCACCCCGGACCAGATCGTGAACTGCCCGGCCCCGGCCGCGCGTTGTGATCAGCCGGTCGACCCGGGCAAGGTGATCCCGGCGCCGTCGATCAACAACGGGATGAACCCGCTGCCGGCGAACATGCTGCCGCCGCCGGAGCGTGCGTCGGCGCCGTCCAGTGACCCGATCAGCGCACCGGGGCAGGGCACGGTGGAGTGCAGCGGGCAGCAACCCAACAAGTGCCTCTACACTCCGGCAGCAGGACCAGAGGCCACCTACAACCCGCAGAGCGGTCAGGTGGTCGGACCGAATGGTGTGAAGTATTCGGTCAGTAACTCGAGCAACCCAGGAGACGACGGATGGAAGGAGATGCTGGCACCAGCCAGCTGA
- a CDS encoding virulence factor Mce family protein, with protein sequence MTGSMGPKSPSASRHRGGWARNARRVGVLSAAALILSSCGWRGIANVPLPGGPGTVDGHSTIYIQMPETLGLNANSRVRVADVFVGRVRAIELKNWVPTLTVDLNPGINLPRNVQAKIGQTSLLGAQHLELDPPADPSSQPLRNGDTIELKNSSAYPTIERTLAGISGILNGGGVPNVEKIQSEVYNILNGRADQIKEFLHRLDTFTDEINQQREDITRAIRSSDTLLKVVADRNDTLDRVLTETPPLIEHFNKTQDLFSNAVLALGRLSKAADTTLSNSNANLHTNLATLQRALKQIAKTSPNLVPAMKLLFTLPFPIDNIPKVIRGDYMNLSLHLDLTLSAIDNGILTGTGLSGMARALEQSWGRDPATMIPDVRFTPNPANAPGGPRIERGE encoded by the coding sequence ATGACCGGGTCCATGGGGCCGAAGTCACCCTCGGCATCGCGGCACCGCGGTGGTTGGGCGCGTAACGCCCGCCGGGTCGGCGTGTTGTCGGCGGCGGCGCTGATCCTCAGCTCCTGCGGCTGGCGGGGTATCGCCAACGTGCCGTTGCCCGGTGGTCCGGGCACGGTGGACGGCCACTCGACGATCTACATCCAGATGCCGGAAACGTTGGGCCTCAACGCCAACAGCCGGGTCCGGGTGGCCGACGTGTTCGTCGGCCGGGTGCGTGCGATCGAGCTGAAGAACTGGGTGCCCACCCTCACGGTGGATCTGAACCCCGGTATCAACCTGCCGCGCAACGTGCAGGCCAAGATCGGGCAGACCAGCCTGCTGGGTGCCCAGCACCTCGAGCTGGACCCGCCGGCCGACCCGTCGTCCCAACCGCTGCGCAACGGCGACACCATCGAGTTGAAGAACTCGTCGGCGTACCCGACCATCGAGCGGACGCTGGCCGGCATCTCCGGAATCCTCAACGGCGGCGGTGTGCCGAACGTCGAGAAGATCCAGTCCGAGGTCTACAACATCCTCAACGGGCGCGCGGATCAGATCAAAGAGTTCCTGCACCGGTTGGACACGTTCACCGACGAGATCAATCAGCAGCGCGAGGACATCACGCGGGCCATTCGCTCCAGTGACACGTTGCTGAAGGTCGTCGCGGATCGCAACGACACCCTTGATCGGGTGCTGACCGAGACGCCGCCGCTGATCGAGCACTTCAACAAGACCCAGGACCTGTTCTCGAACGCCGTGCTGGCGCTGGGCCGGTTGTCGAAGGCTGCGGACACCACGCTGTCGAACAGCAACGCGAACCTGCACACCAATCTCGCGACGTTGCAGCGGGCGCTCAAGCAGATCGCCAAGACGTCACCGAACCTAGTGCCGGCCATGAAGCTGCTGTTCACGCTGCCGTTCCCGATCGACAACATCCCCAAGGTGATCCGCGGCGACTACATGAACCTCTCGCTGCACCTCGACCTGACGCTGAGTGCCATCGACAACGGCATCCTGACCGGCACCGGTCTGTCGGGTATGGCTCGGGCTCTGGAACAGTCGTGGGGCCGTGACCCGGCGACGATGATCCCGGACGTCCGATTCACCCCGAACCCGGCCAACGCACCGGGCGGCCCGCGAATCGAAAGGGGCGAGTGA
- a CDS encoding virulence factor Mce family protein: protein MSTVFSIRNIKKPNLSKGTVIGGALALVAIVLLGFFGLQLYRKMTTTTVTAYFPEVLALYPGDKVQIMGVEVGAIDTTEPHGDQMKVVFHYSNHFKVPQNASASVLNPSLVASRVVQLSPPYTGGPTMADGAVIPKERTQIPIEYDELRNQLTRILAELGPTKEQPKGPFGDIIESFADGFEGKGAQFNKTLKGLSDAVNTLNQGRGDFFQVIKSLAVFVNALHQSDQQFVSLNNDLASFTNKFTNTDQELASALKDLNQVMATTRSFLDKNGSVLAHDINNVSEATTAILQPEPRDGLERALHAYPNFLANLENIYSPATGGLIASGVLPGVTNSNPLQFICSSIQAGSRLGYQDSAELCAQYLAPVMDAIKFNYLPFGINMATTAMTLPKLVTYSEPRLQPPGGYKDTTVPGVFSPDTPWSHGQHEAGWITAPGMQGLKVGQSTQDLLTPESLDELMGGPDIIPPTGGVNMSGPPNAYNESSPLPPPWYPQPGPVSPPRPGNDPSPMSAMAPGPAPGPAPAPAPAGPALPAEVGGQ, encoded by the coding sequence ATGTCGACTGTTTTCAGCATCCGAAACATCAAGAAGCCGAACCTGTCCAAGGGGACGGTCATCGGTGGTGCGCTCGCGCTCGTGGCGATCGTGCTGCTCGGTTTCTTCGGTCTGCAGCTGTACCGCAAGATGACCACCACCACGGTGACGGCCTACTTCCCTGAGGTACTCGCGCTGTACCCGGGTGACAAGGTTCAGATCATGGGCGTCGAGGTCGGTGCCATCGATACCACTGAGCCGCACGGCGATCAGATGAAGGTCGTCTTCCACTACTCGAATCACTTCAAGGTGCCGCAGAACGCGTCGGCGTCGGTGTTGAACCCGAGCCTCGTCGCGTCCCGCGTAGTTCAGCTCTCTCCGCCGTACACCGGTGGGCCGACGATGGCTGACGGCGCCGTGATTCCGAAGGAACGCACCCAGATTCCGATCGAGTACGACGAGCTGCGCAATCAGCTGACGCGCATCCTCGCCGAACTGGGTCCGACCAAGGAGCAACCGAAGGGCCCGTTCGGCGACATCATCGAGTCGTTCGCCGACGGCTTCGAGGGCAAGGGCGCGCAGTTCAACAAGACCCTCAAGGGTCTGTCGGATGCGGTGAACACCCTGAACCAGGGCCGCGGCGACTTCTTCCAGGTGATCAAGAGTCTGGCGGTGTTCGTCAACGCGCTGCACCAGAGCGATCAGCAGTTCGTGTCGCTGAACAACGACCTGGCGTCGTTCACGAACAAGTTCACCAACACCGACCAGGAGTTGGCGTCGGCGCTCAAGGATTTGAACCAGGTCATGGCGACGACCCGGAGCTTCCTGGACAAGAACGGCAGCGTCCTGGCCCACGACATCAACAACGTGTCCGAGGCGACGACGGCCATTCTGCAGCCGGAGCCGCGGGACGGCCTGGAACGTGCGTTGCACGCCTACCCGAACTTCCTGGCCAACCTCGAGAACATCTACTCGCCGGCGACCGGCGGTCTGATCGCCTCCGGTGTGCTGCCGGGCGTGACCAACTCGAACCCGTTGCAGTTCATCTGCAGCTCGATCCAGGCCGGTAGCCGGTTGGGTTACCAGGATTCTGCGGAGCTGTGCGCGCAGTACCTGGCCCCGGTGATGGACGCCATCAAGTTCAACTATCTGCCGTTCGGTATCAACATGGCGACCACCGCCATGACGCTGCCGAAGTTGGTCACGTACTCGGAGCCGCGCCTGCAGCCCCCGGGCGGATACAAGGACACGACCGTGCCGGGCGTGTTCTCGCCCGACACCCCGTGGTCACACGGCCAGCACGAGGCGGGCTGGATCACCGCACCGGGCATGCAGGGACTCAAGGTCGGACAGTCGACCCAGGACCTGCTGACGCCGGAGTCGCTGGACGAGCTCATGGGTGGCCCGGACATCATTCCGCCGACCGGTGGCGTGAACATGTCGGGTCCGCCGAACGCCTACAACGAGAGCAGCCCGCTGCCCCCGCCGTGGTACCCGCAGCCGGGACCGGTCTCGCCGCCGCGACCGGGTAACGATCCGAGCCCGATGAGTGCCATGGCACCTGGGCCCGCCCCAGGACCGGCTCCGGCGCCCGCGCCGGCCGGACCCGCACTTCCTGCCGAAGTTGGAGGCCAATGA
- a CDS encoding MCE family protein: MRSIEGSDRVRRGAMGLAAVVLVTAVGASVTKVPMLFASPTYYGQFSDTGGLMVGDYVRIDGVNVGTVKDMDIDRDKVIIGFDIGTNTIGTDSRALIKTETILGRKAIEIEAKGTHKLPPRGTLPLSQTSTPYQIYDAIFDVTRASQGWDTKVIKESLNVLSETVDQTSPHLTAALEGVQKLSETIGKRDDQVRSLLGNANKIATILGDRSGQVNALLVNAQTLLHALNQRGEAISLLLERVSRVSHQLKATIDENPNINHVLEQLRTISDILVARKQDLSDTLVSAGKFVASLSEAIASGPYFKVMVENILPPQLMQPFVDAAFKKRGLNPEDFWRSAGLPEAQWPDPNGTRFANGAPPPAPPKLEGTPEHPGPAVPPGSPCSYTPGAGADPSPADPLPCSHLSVGPFGGPDYAPPNVVPSAPNPAGVPTGPGVPSAAFPGQPAENVPGTPVPLPPAPVGARTVPLTPQPGDSDIAPGFAPIPGPLIAPPAPPGPGPSAGPAGTAPLPGNPPFLPPGSQG; encoded by the coding sequence GTGAGGTCCATAGAAGGGTCCGACCGGGTCCGCAGAGGCGCGATGGGTCTGGCGGCCGTCGTGCTCGTCACGGCAGTGGGTGCGTCAGTCACCAAGGTGCCGATGCTGTTCGCGTCGCCCACGTACTACGGCCAGTTCAGCGACACCGGCGGTCTGATGGTCGGCGACTACGTCCGCATCGACGGTGTCAACGTCGGCACGGTCAAGGACATGGACATCGACCGCGACAAGGTGATCATCGGTTTCGACATCGGCACCAACACCATCGGCACGGACAGCCGGGCGCTGATCAAGACCGAGACCATCCTGGGCCGCAAGGCCATCGAGATCGAGGCCAAGGGCACCCACAAGCTGCCGCCGCGCGGCACCTTGCCGCTGAGCCAGACCTCGACGCCGTACCAGATCTACGACGCGATCTTCGACGTCACCCGGGCCTCGCAAGGCTGGGACACCAAGGTGATCAAGGAATCGCTGAACGTCCTGTCCGAGACGGTGGATCAGACGTCGCCGCACCTGACCGCCGCACTCGAGGGCGTGCAGAAGCTGTCCGAGACCATCGGCAAGCGCGACGACCAGGTCCGCTCGCTGCTCGGTAACGCCAACAAGATCGCCACGATCCTCGGCGACCGCAGTGGCCAGGTGAATGCGCTGCTGGTCAATGCCCAGACGCTGCTGCATGCGTTGAACCAGCGCGGCGAAGCCATCAGCCTGCTGCTCGAGCGCGTGTCCCGGGTGTCGCACCAGCTGAAGGCGACCATCGACGAGAACCCGAACATCAACCACGTCCTGGAGCAGCTGCGGACCATCAGCGACATCCTCGTCGCCCGCAAGCAGGATCTGTCGGACACGCTGGTCTCGGCCGGTAAGTTCGTGGCCTCGCTGTCCGAGGCCATCGCTTCGGGCCCGTACTTCAAGGTCATGGTCGAGAACATCCTGCCGCCGCAGCTGATGCAGCCGTTCGTGGACGCCGCGTTCAAGAAGCGCGGACTGAACCCCGAAGACTTCTGGCGCAGCGCCGGCCTGCCGGAGGCGCAGTGGCCGGATCCCAATGGCACGCGCTTCGCCAACGGTGCGCCGCCGCCGGCCCCGCCGAAGCTCGAAGGCACGCCGGAGCATCCCGGGCCCGCGGTGCCTCCCGGTTCGCCGTGCTCGTACACGCCGGGAGCCGGTGCCGACCCGTCGCCGGCCGATCCGCTGCCGTGCTCGCACCTCAGCGTCGGTCCGTTCGGTGGACCCGACTACGCCCCGCCGAACGTCGTCCCGTCGGCGCCGAACCCGGCCGGGGTTCCCACCGGCCCGGGTGTGCCGTCGGCCGCGTTCCCGGGCCAACCGGCCGAGAACGTGCCCGGTACGCCGGTGCCGCTGCCGCCGGCACCCGTCGGTGCCCGGACGGTTCCGCTGACGCCGCAGCCCGGTGACAGCGACATCGCACCCGGATTCGCTCCGATCCCCGGGCCGCTGATCGCGCCGCCGGCGCCGCCGGGACCAGGTCCCAGCGCCGGTCCGGCCGGCACCGCGCCGCTGCCGGGTAACCCGCCGTTCCTCCCGCCAGGGTCGCAAGGATAG
- a CDS encoding MCE family protein: MSIKGTAIKLAIFSAVLLAFTAGIFIVFGQFRFSRTNEFSAIFTNSSGLKADQFVRANGVEVGKVTDVELIDGGSKSRVKFSVDKSLSLYQGTTAHIRYLDLIGNRYLDLRRGDSNQVLAPGGTIPVDRTEPALDLDALVGGFRPLFRSLDPQKVNTIASSLVTIFQGEGGTINNILDQTASFSSTIGEQDQAIGEVVKNLNTVLDTTVKHQKQFDDTLKNFESLVTGLKNRADPIADSVASISNGAGSLADLLGDNRELLHSTLGYLETTQQSLVDQKEQLNDTLQKVPQALKILGRSGGVYGDFFNFYVCDIELKMNGLQPGGPVRTVKLTNQPSGRCTPK; this comes from the coding sequence ATGAGCATCAAGGGCACGGCGATCAAACTCGCCATCTTCTCCGCGGTCCTGCTGGCCTTCACAGCAGGCATCTTCATCGTCTTCGGTCAGTTCCGGTTCAGCCGGACCAACGAGTTCTCGGCGATCTTCACCAACAGCAGCGGTCTGAAGGCCGATCAGTTCGTGCGCGCCAACGGCGTCGAGGTCGGCAAGGTCACCGACGTCGAATTGATCGACGGTGGCAGCAAATCGCGGGTGAAGTTCAGCGTCGACAAGTCCCTGTCGCTGTACCAGGGGACCACGGCGCACATCCGCTACCTGGATCTGATCGGCAACCGGTACCTGGACCTGCGCCGCGGTGACAGCAACCAGGTACTGGCCCCCGGGGGGACCATCCCGGTCGACCGCACCGAGCCGGCCCTGGATCTCGATGCCCTTGTCGGTGGCTTCCGGCCCCTGTTCCGGTCGCTGGATCCGCAGAAGGTCAACACCATCGCCTCGTCGCTGGTCACGATCTTCCAGGGCGAGGGCGGCACCATCAACAACATCCTCGATCAGACGGCCTCGTTCTCGTCGACCATCGGAGAGCAGGACCAGGCCATCGGTGAGGTCGTCAAGAACCTCAATACGGTCCTCGACACCACGGTCAAGCACCAGAAGCAGTTCGACGACACGTTGAAGAACTTCGAGTCGCTCGTGACGGGGTTGAAGAACCGCGCCGACCCGATCGCCGACTCGGTCGCCAGCATCAGCAATGGCGCCGGCTCGCTCGCCGATCTGTTGGGCGATAACCGCGAGCTGCTGCACAGCACGCTCGGCTACCTCGAGACCACCCAGCAGTCGCTTGTCGACCAGAAGGAACAGCTCAACGACACGTTGCAGAAGGTGCCCCAGGCGCTGAAGATCCTGGGTCGTTCCGGTGGTGTCTACGGCGACTTCTTCAACTTCTACGTCTGCGACATCGAGTTGAAGATGAACGGTCTGCAGCCGGGTGGACCCGTGCGCACAGTCAAGCTCACCAACCAGCCGTCCGGAAGGTGCACGCCGAAGTGA